The following coding sequences lie in one Meles meles chromosome X, mMelMel3.1 paternal haplotype, whole genome shotgun sequence genomic window:
- the TCEAL7 gene encoding transcription elongation factor A protein-like 7: MQKPCKENEGKPKCSVPKREEERPYGEFERQQTEGNFRQRLLQSLEEFKEDVDYRHFKDEEMTREGDEMERCLEEIRGLRKKFRALHSNRRHSRDGPYPI, from the coding sequence ATGCAAAAACCctgcaaagaaaatgaaggaaagccCAAGTGCAGCGTgccaaagagagaggaagaacgcCCCTATGGAGAATTTGAACGCCAGCAAACAGAAGGGAATTTTAGGCAAAGGCTGCTTCAGTCTCTCGAGGAATTTAAAGAGGACGTAGACTATAGGcactttaaagatgaagaaatgacgAGGGAGGGAGATGAGATGGAAAGGTGTTTGGAAGAGATAAGGGGTCTGAGAAAGAAATTTAGGGCTCTGCATTCTAACCGTAGGCATTCCCGGGATGGTCCCTATCCCATTTAA
- the LOC123935005 gene encoding protein BEX1-like, with protein sequence MASKEEHAVKNLNVENAKQENEKKDEMEQVANKGEPLALPLEAGEYCMPRVNRRQFRVRQPIQQYRWDMIQRLGEPQGRMREENMERIGEEMRQLMEKLREKQFSHSLRAVSTDPPHHDHHDEFCLMP encoded by the coding sequence ATGGCGTCCAAAGAGGAACACGCAGTAAAAAATCTCAACGTGGAGAATGCcaaacaggaaaatgaaaaaaaggatgaaatggaGCAAGTTGCTAATAAAGGAGAGCCCTTGGCCCTCCCTTTGGAAGCTGGTGAATATTGTATGCCTAGAGTAAATCGTAGGCAGTTCCGTGTTAGACAGCCCATCCAGCAGTATAGATGGGACATGATTCAGAGGCTTGGAGAACCACAGGGAAGGATGAGAGAGGAGAATATGGAAAGGATTGGGGAGGAGATGAGACAGCTGATGGAAAAGCTGAGGGAAAAGCAGTTCAGTCATAGTCTGCGGGCAGTTAGCACTGACCCTCCTCACCATGACCATCATGACGAGTTTTGCCTTATGCCTTGA